In the Deinococcus ficus genome, one interval contains:
- a CDS encoding chloride channel protein yields the protein MRSPLPRSVLTRLETGRLVVLSVLLGMLVGGLGILLRLALDALATLRDVVIGYSPPGTPGEGGLMMTFGAALPWALLVLPALGMLYTALTPARRGDALNALIASYHTRAPLPGLRSQVGTLGAAAAANASGLLVGRDTPFLLAGQLGAALLRRVTSLDAVEFRTLTLAGAASALGLVLHAPLAAAVLLAEVLYRRFEFEFEVLMPCLLAAVAGSAVYGLAFGFSPLFSVPTLPAPAAPQLAQYLLIALATTLAAVVAVLLSRLLPTTVTGAWYRPLLGGLFGLLTAAVAVFVTPDILGGGSGWQQLALSGFVGTEGLGLGLLRWTLLALGAQLAFGGGVLPSVAIGGLLGTGLGSLLGVDPAIASMIGAVSVLTVTLNVPVAAALLATTWGGEALLPLALVAAGIAHVLSGPRGLMDAQVTARKDSGAHNTAAPLLPEGIRYAPRVNVVNVTSVPAAVPFDRPAAPEGALRGERELYRRSVPRSWQGTRLSLVALPPGVEVVGVIRDGTVRVPRPDLRLTPDDELIFLADAEAFAALEGVLRLTGS from the coding sequence ATGCGTTCCCCGCTGCCCCGCTCCGTCCTGACCCGCCTGGAAACCGGGCGGCTGGTCGTGCTGAGCGTGCTGCTGGGCATGCTGGTCGGCGGGCTGGGCATCCTGCTGCGGCTCGCCCTGGACGCCCTGGCCACCCTGCGGGACGTGGTGATCGGCTACTCGCCGCCCGGCACGCCAGGCGAGGGCGGCCTGATGATGACCTTCGGCGCGGCCCTCCCCTGGGCCCTGCTGGTCCTGCCGGCCCTGGGCATGCTGTACACGGCCCTGACGCCCGCCCGGCGCGGCGACGCCCTGAACGCCCTGATCGCCTCGTACCACACCCGCGCGCCCCTGCCGGGCCTGCGCAGTCAGGTGGGCACCCTGGGCGCCGCCGCCGCCGCGAACGCCAGCGGCCTGCTGGTCGGCCGGGACACGCCCTTCCTGCTGGCCGGGCAGCTCGGCGCGGCCCTGCTCCGGCGCGTGACCAGCCTGGACGCCGTGGAATTCCGCACCCTCACCCTCGCCGGGGCGGCCTCGGCGCTGGGGCTGGTGCTGCACGCCCCGCTCGCCGCGGCCGTGCTGCTCGCCGAGGTGCTGTACCGCCGCTTCGAATTCGAGTTCGAGGTCCTGATGCCCTGCCTGCTCGCCGCCGTCGCCGGCAGCGCCGTGTACGGCCTGGCCTTCGGGTTCAGCCCGCTGTTCAGCGTGCCCACCCTGCCCGCCCCGGCCGCGCCGCAGCTCGCGCAGTACCTGCTGATCGCCCTGGCGACCACCCTGGCCGCCGTGGTGGCCGTGCTGCTCAGCCGCCTGCTGCCCACCACCGTGACCGGCGCCTGGTACCGGCCGCTGCTGGGCGGCCTGTTCGGCCTGCTCACCGCCGCCGTGGCCGTGTTCGTCACCCCGGACATCCTGGGCGGCGGGTCCGGCTGGCAGCAACTCGCGCTCTCCGGCTTCGTTGGCACCGAAGGCCTGGGCCTGGGCCTGCTGCGCTGGACGCTGCTGGCCCTGGGCGCGCAACTGGCGTTCGGGGGCGGCGTGCTGCCGTCCGTGGCGATCGGCGGGCTGCTCGGCACCGGCCTAGGCAGCCTGCTCGGCGTGGACCCCGCCATCGCCAGCATGATCGGCGCCGTGAGCGTGCTGACCGTCACCCTGAACGTCCCGGTGGCTGCCGCGCTGCTCGCCACCACCTGGGGCGGCGAGGCGCTGCTCCCGCTGGCGCTCGTCGCGGCCGGCATCGCCCACGTCCTGAGCGGCCCCCGCGGCCTGATGGACGCGCAGGTCACCGCCCGCAAGGACAGCGGCGCCCACAACACCGCCGCGCCCCTCCTGCCCGAAGGCATCCGCTACGCGCCCCGCGTGAACGTGGTGAACGTGACCAGCGTTCCGGCCGCCGTGCCCTTCGACCGGCCGGCCGCGCCCGAGGGCGCGCTGCGCGGCGAGCGGGAACTGTACCGCCGCAGCGTGCCCCGCAGCTGGCAGGGCACCCGCCTGAGCCTGGTCGCGCTGCCACCGGGCGTGGAGGTCGTCGGCGTGATCCGTGACGGCACCGTGCGCGTGCCCCGCCCGGACCTGCGCCTCACCCCGGACGACGAACTGATCTTCCTGGCCGACGCCGAGGCCTTCGCCGCGCTGGAAGGCGTGCTCCGCCTCACCGGCAGCTGA
- a CDS encoding MFS transporter yields the protein MPPVPPPPAAVRTGPFMTRPGRRRWDWNRNEWLGILNGWAVFIGDGFMSSTVVIAGFATRLGAPNWMIGLLPGIAFGGWLLPQLFIASRVRGRPYKLPVYRSAALVRTATYIAMILITAFLADQPALCLTLFLTAMLVNALASGVSGLPFLEVVSKTVPSERRPRYFATRNLYGGLLAFGAGILVRQILAGDLAFPLDYTLIFSLGTAAYVLGYWIFGLVQEPPDAPQAAQGFRAELRSIPVTLQDRPFRAFLHLRLLLAAASMSESFYAANALRNLNFPAASLGVFVMAVMGAAPLANPIWQRVAERRGSRRILRYATAVSVLAAFWALTVTVLRPPQPLALPAYLPVFMLSSIAAQGFNLGHTNYLLNLAPDHARSRYIGTLNTLIAPALLFPALGGLLADWLGYAAVFTASILLGLAAWIVGGQLKRDA from the coding sequence GTGCCGCCCGTTCCGCCCCCGCCCGCTGCCGTCCGCACCGGGCCCTTCATGACCCGCCCCGGCCGGCGCCGCTGGGACTGGAACCGCAACGAGTGGCTGGGCATCCTCAACGGCTGGGCCGTGTTCATCGGGGACGGGTTCATGAGCTCCACGGTCGTGATCGCGGGCTTCGCCACGCGGCTCGGCGCGCCGAACTGGATGATCGGTCTGCTGCCCGGCATCGCGTTCGGGGGGTGGCTGCTGCCGCAGCTGTTCATCGCCTCCCGCGTGCGGGGCCGGCCTTACAAGCTGCCGGTATACCGCTCGGCGGCGCTGGTCCGCACGGCGACGTACATCGCCATGATCCTGATCACGGCGTTCCTCGCCGACCAGCCGGCCCTGTGCCTCACGCTGTTCCTCACGGCCATGCTGGTCAATGCCCTGGCCTCCGGCGTGTCGGGCCTGCCCTTCCTGGAAGTGGTCAGCAAGACCGTGCCCAGCGAACGCCGCCCCCGCTACTTCGCCACCCGCAACCTGTACGGTGGCCTGCTCGCCTTCGGGGCCGGGATTCTCGTGCGGCAGATCCTCGCCGGGGACCTCGCGTTCCCGCTGGACTACACCCTGATCTTCTCGCTAGGCACGGCCGCGTACGTCCTCGGGTACTGGATTTTCGGACTGGTGCAGGAACCCCCGGACGCCCCCCAGGCCGCCCAGGGCTTCCGCGCGGAGTTGCGCAGCATTCCCGTGACGCTCCAGGACCGGCCCTTCCGCGCCTTCCTGCACCTGCGGCTGCTGCTGGCCGCCGCCAGCATGAGCGAATCCTTCTACGCCGCGAACGCCCTGCGCAACCTGAACTTCCCCGCCGCGAGCCTCGGCGTGTTCGTCATGGCCGTCATGGGCGCCGCGCCCCTCGCCAACCCCATCTGGCAGCGCGTCGCCGAACGCCGCGGGTCGCGCCGCATCCTCCGGTACGCCACTGCCGTCAGCGTCCTCGCAGCCTTCTGGGCACTGACCGTCACCGTCCTGCGGCCCCCGCAGCCGCTGGCACTGCCGGCCTACCTGCCCGTCTTCATGCTCTCCAGCATCGCCGCGCAGGGCTTCAACCTCGGCCACACCAACTACCTGCTGAACCTCGCCCCGGACCACGCCCGCAGCCGCTACATAGGCACGCTCAACACCCTGATCGCTCCCGCGCTCCTCTTCCCCGCCCTGGGCGGCCTGCTCGCCGACTGGCTGGGGTACGCGGCCGTGTTCACCGCCAGCATCCTGCTCGGCCTCGCCGCCTGGATCGTCGGCGGACAGCTCAAACGCGACGCCTGA
- a CDS encoding NCS2 family permease, whose translation MTIGPDQAMGGRRGGLDGFFNLSGQGSSVAQEVRAGITTFLTMSYVLFVNPQILSGAIQVPNAFVQLLMATAIAAAFGSLAMGLVAKYPFAQAPGMGLNAFFAFSVVLGMGVPWQTALGAVFVSGVLFVLLSVLGARQAIVKAIPNSLKFAITGGIGAFLAFLGLRSAGIVVANEATMLGMGAVTAPGAWLALLGLLLTAVLMARNVKGAILYGILITSLIAVVLRLPVYPGGPEGALQAFQGFQNGVVGVPVWPSDLVGQLDLGGALALGLLNVVFTFFFVDFFDATGTLTGLAHRAGALTPDGDLPRARRTFAMDGLAAMFGAFMGTSTVTAYVESASGISEGGRTGLTAVVVGVLFLLATFLWPLAGAIPAAATAPALILVGALMMEGVRHIDWDDLTDSLPAFLTIIAMPLTFSIANGVSLGVIAYCVLKALTGKVREVSPVLYGVAALLLFRYVFLATE comes from the coding sequence ATGACGATTGGGCCGGATCAGGCAATGGGTGGGCGCAGGGGTGGACTGGACGGGTTTTTCAACCTGTCCGGGCAGGGGAGCAGTGTGGCGCAGGAGGTCCGGGCGGGCATCACGACCTTCCTGACCATGAGTTACGTGCTGTTCGTGAACCCGCAGATTCTTTCGGGCGCCATTCAGGTGCCGAACGCGTTCGTGCAGCTGCTGATGGCCACCGCGATCGCCGCGGCGTTCGGGTCGCTGGCGATGGGCCTGGTCGCGAAGTACCCGTTCGCGCAGGCGCCCGGCATGGGCCTGAACGCCTTCTTCGCGTTCTCAGTGGTGCTGGGCATGGGCGTGCCGTGGCAGACGGCGCTGGGCGCGGTGTTCGTGAGCGGGGTGCTGTTCGTGCTGCTCAGCGTGCTGGGCGCGCGGCAGGCGATCGTGAAGGCCATCCCGAACAGCCTGAAGTTCGCCATCACGGGCGGCATCGGGGCGTTCCTGGCGTTCCTGGGGCTGCGCAGCGCGGGCATCGTCGTGGCGAACGAGGCCACCATGCTCGGCATGGGCGCGGTCACCGCGCCGGGCGCGTGGCTGGCGCTGCTGGGGTTGCTGCTCACGGCTGTGCTGATGGCCCGGAACGTGAAGGGCGCGATTCTGTACGGCATCCTGATCACCAGCCTGATCGCGGTGGTGCTGCGCCTGCCGGTGTATCCGGGCGGGCCGGAGGGTGCCCTGCAGGCATTCCAGGGCTTCCAGAACGGCGTGGTGGGCGTGCCGGTCTGGCCCTCGGACCTGGTCGGCCAGCTGGACCTGGGCGGCGCGCTGGCGCTGGGCCTGCTGAACGTGGTGTTCACGTTCTTCTTCGTGGACTTCTTCGACGCGACCGGCACCCTGACCGGCCTCGCGCACCGCGCTGGGGCGCTCACCCCGGACGGTGACCTGCCGCGTGCCCGCCGCACCTTCGCGATGGACGGCCTGGCCGCAATGTTCGGGGCGTTCATGGGCACGAGCACCGTGACCGCGTACGTGGAGTCGGCCAGCGGCATCAGCGAGGGCGGCCGGACCGGCCTGACAGCGGTGGTGGTGGGCGTGCTGTTCCTGCTGGCGACGTTCCTGTGGCCGCTCGCCGGCGCGATTCCGGCTGCCGCGACCGCGCCCGCCCTGATCCTGGTGGGCGCCCTGATGATGGAAGGGGTGCGGCACATCGACTGGGACGACCTGACCGACAGCCTCCCGGCGTTCCTGACGATCATCGCCATGCCGCTGACCTTCAGCATCGCCAACGGCGTGAGCCTGGGCGTGATCGCGTACTGCGTGCTCAAGGCCCTGACCGGCAAGGTGCGCGAGGTGAGCCCGGTCCTGTACGGCGTGGCCGCGCTGCTGCTCTTCCGTTACGTGTTCCTCGCCACCGAGTGA
- a CDS encoding TAXI family TRAP transporter solute-binding subunit — MKKSIKQLTAVLGLGVAAAALAQGTTFLTIGTGSTTGVYFPVGTGMAKLMNDAGGVRANARSTGGSVFNMSALATGELDMAIVQNDIAFYAFRGTGVSSFEGKANNKVRAMGVLYPEVLHIVARKDAKINSVADLKGKRVVTGDLGSGTEQTARQVLEAYGLGFDDLGQQLRVSPAQGITLMQDKRADALFYTVGVGASAISQIAQTVDVKIVPVSGNQATALIKKYPFYVRYNVPAKSYKGVGATVPSVAVQAVMVTTTALSEDAVYKAMKATFGDEKALKAIHPSLNTNFSLTKATKGAGVPFHPGAIKFFKENGLNVK, encoded by the coding sequence ATGAAAAAAAGCATCAAGCAACTGACCGCCGTTCTGGGCCTGGGTGTGGCTGCGGCCGCGCTGGCGCAGGGCACGACCTTCCTGACCATCGGGACCGGCAGCACGACCGGGGTGTACTTCCCGGTGGGGACCGGCATGGCGAAACTTATGAACGACGCGGGTGGCGTGCGCGCCAACGCCCGCAGCACCGGCGGGAGCGTGTTCAACATGAGCGCCCTGGCGACCGGGGAGCTGGACATGGCGATCGTGCAGAACGACATCGCCTTCTACGCGTTCCGCGGGACGGGCGTGAGCTCCTTCGAGGGCAAGGCGAACAACAAGGTGCGTGCCATGGGCGTGCTGTACCCGGAGGTGCTGCACATCGTGGCCCGCAAGGACGCGAAGATCAACAGCGTCGCGGACCTGAAGGGCAAGCGCGTGGTGACGGGCGATTTGGGGTCCGGCACCGAGCAGACGGCCCGGCAGGTGCTGGAGGCGTACGGCCTGGGCTTCGATGACCTGGGGCAGCAGCTGCGCGTTTCGCCTGCGCAGGGCATCACGCTGATGCAGGACAAGCGCGCCGACGCGCTGTTCTACACGGTGGGTGTGGGCGCCAGCGCCATCAGTCAGATCGCGCAGACGGTGGACGTGAAGATCGTGCCGGTCAGCGGCAACCAGGCCACCGCCCTGATCAAGAAGTACCCCTTCTACGTGCGCTACAACGTGCCCGCCAAGAGCTACAAGGGCGTGGGCGCCACGGTGCCCAGCGTGGCCGTGCAGGCCGTGATGGTCACGACCACCGCGCTCAGCGAGGACGCGGTGTACAAGGCGATGAAGGCCACCTTCGGGGACGAGAAGGCCCTGAAGGCCATCCACCCCAGCCTGAACACCAACTTCAGCCTGACCAAGGCCACGAAGGGCGCCGGCGTGCCCTTCCACCCGGGCGCCATCAAGTTCTTCAAGGAAAACGGCCTGAACGTCAAGTAA
- a CDS encoding amino acid ABC transporter ATP-binding protein — protein sequence MIQIRDVHKHFGSFHALRGVNLDVKSGEVVVVIGPSGSGKSTFIRTINALDAHDQGTIIVDGIELNGRGNLDAIRREVGMVFQSFNLFPHLTVLENITLAPTRVRRTSRPEADARGLELLRRVGIEEQAHKYPAQLSGGQQQRVAIARALAMDPKVMLFDEPTSALDPEMIKEVLDVMKELARSGMTMLVVTHEMGFAREVADRLLFFDQGNIVEDTTPENFYQNPQHERAKQFLSKILGH from the coding sequence ATGATCCAGATCCGCGACGTGCACAAGCACTTCGGCAGCTTTCACGCCCTGCGCGGCGTGAACCTCGACGTGAAAAGCGGCGAGGTCGTCGTCGTGATCGGCCCGTCGGGCAGCGGCAAGAGCACCTTCATCCGCACCATCAACGCCCTCGACGCCCACGACCAGGGCACCATCATCGTGGACGGCATCGAACTCAACGGCCGCGGCAACCTCGACGCCATCCGCCGCGAAGTCGGCATGGTCTTCCAGAGCTTCAACCTCTTCCCCCACCTCACCGTGCTGGAAAACATCACCCTGGCCCCCACCCGCGTGCGCCGCACCAGCCGGCCCGAAGCCGACGCCCGCGGCCTGGAACTCCTCCGCCGCGTGGGCATCGAGGAACAGGCCCACAAGTACCCCGCGCAGCTCAGCGGCGGGCAGCAGCAACGCGTCGCCATCGCCCGCGCCCTGGCCATGGACCCCAAGGTCATGCTCTTCGACGAACCCACCAGCGCCCTCGACCCCGAAATGATCAAGGAAGTGCTGGACGTCATGAAAGAACTCGCCCGCAGCGGCATGACCATGCTCGTCGTCACCCACGAGATGGGCTTCGCCCGCGAGGTCGCCGACCGCCTGCTGTTCTTCGACCAGGGCAACATCGTCGAGGACACCACCCCCGAGAACTTCTACCAGAACCCCCAGCACGAACGCGCCAAACAGTTCCTCAGCAAGATCCTCGGCCACTGA